Proteins found in one Capillibacterium thermochitinicola genomic segment:
- a CDS encoding LysM peptidoglycan-binding domain-containing protein, protein MYVDQIFPDQEIYDQTAMHPVPSCPGATYTVVPGDTLFQIAQRFGVTLEALLAVNPQIVNPDLIFPGQVICLPPMTQPSPPCPTGLTYMVTPGETLFDIAQRLGVSVEELLFLNPQITDPNQLQPGELLCIPMPMPQPCPPSMPMPQPCPPPPPMPCPPCPPWEGHFHPVPERPEFSPVPCPPREKERYPSVATGTPLPEPYYPGAFVYASPQVPWEECPYRPRRRRRLCRRRRRLF, encoded by the coding sequence ATGTACGTAGACCAGATCTTCCCGGACCAGGAAATCTACGACCAAACGGCAATGCACCCGGTTCCCTCTTGTCCCGGTGCTACTTACACCGTCGTCCCGGGGGACACCTTGTTTCAGATCGCCCAGCGTTTTGGCGTTACTTTAGAGGCGCTGCTGGCGGTCAACCCGCAAATTGTCAACCCGGATCTGATCTTTCCGGGGCAAGTAATTTGTTTACCGCCGATGACGCAACCGTCGCCGCCATGTCCGACCGGTTTGACTTATATGGTGACCCCTGGGGAGACGCTTTTTGACATTGCCCAACGGTTGGGGGTGAGCGTGGAGGAACTTTTATTCCTGAACCCGCAGATCACCGACCCCAATCAGCTCCAACCCGGAGAATTGCTCTGCATTCCAATGCCCATGCCACAGCCGTGTCCTCCATCGATGCCCATGCCGCAACCGTGCCCCCCGCCGCCGCCGATGCCGTGTCCGCCCTGTCCGCCGTGGGAAGGTCATTTCCATCCTGTTCCGGAAAGGCCGGAGTTTAGCCCGGTGCCCTGCCCGCCGCGGGAGAAAGAACGCTACCCGAGTGTGGCCACCGGGACACCGTTACCGGAGCCCTATTACCCGGGGGCCTTTGTTTACGCCAGTCCCCAGGTACCGTG
- a CDS encoding RluA family pseudouridine synthase, giving the protein MLPAWRGRTIESILRQEFSFSRRQIIALKKCNGLILNGVPVYAKTRLRGGENLLVRFPPPPPQKLMPEKIDVEITYEDPDLIVVNKPAGMLVHPVRFHRSGTLANALTYHWQKTGSAAAFHAVHRLDQSTSGLLLIAKNPWSHQQLSLQLQNNSINRLYLAVTAGFLPATHGLITAPIKKGATGIKRYIAPDGQPACTRFRTLKQSEQAALHLVKLITGRTHQIRVHFAHMGAPLWGDALYGHPDPHFSRPALHAVSLSFIHPRHQRRVKFRAPLPPDLKTLTHHLGLIPSEDRVTCTF; this is encoded by the coding sequence ATTCTCCCGGCCTGGCGGGGACGGACCATCGAATCCATCCTGCGCCAGGAGTTTTCCTTCTCCCGCCGGCAAATTATTGCCCTCAAAAAATGTAATGGGCTGATCTTAAACGGCGTTCCCGTCTATGCGAAAACCCGGCTCCGGGGTGGCGAGAACTTGCTCGTCCGGTTTCCGCCCCCACCCCCCCAGAAGCTCATGCCGGAAAAGATCGACGTGGAGATCACCTATGAAGATCCCGATCTGATCGTGGTGAATAAACCTGCCGGGATGCTGGTCCATCCCGTGCGCTTTCACCGGAGCGGAACTTTAGCCAATGCCTTAACATACCACTGGCAAAAAACCGGGTCCGCCGCAGCCTTCCATGCGGTGCACCGTTTAGACCAGTCCACCTCGGGCTTGCTTTTGATCGCCAAAAATCCCTGGTCCCACCAGCAGCTCTCTTTACAGTTGCAAAATAATTCGATCAACCGGCTATACCTGGCCGTCACCGCCGGTTTTCTCCCGGCCACCCACGGTTTGATTACTGCCCCGATCAAAAAAGGTGCCACCGGGATTAAACGGTACATCGCCCCCGACGGCCAACCCGCCTGTACCCGTTTCCGGACACTTAAGCAGTCGGAGCAAGCCGCCCTTCATCTGGTCAAGTTAATCACCGGGCGCACCCATCAGATCCGGGTGCACTTTGCACATATGGGTGCCCCGTTATGGGGTGATGCCCTCTACGGACACCCCGACCCGCACTTTTCCCGTCCGGCGCTCCATGCGGTCAGCCTCAGTTTTATTCACCCCCGTCACCAGCGGCGGGTCAAGTTTCGCGCGCCGCTACCGCCGGACCTGAAAACATTAACCCACCATCTGGGGTTAATCCCGTCTGAAGATCGGGTTACATGTACTTTTTAA